A single Desulfovibrio piger DNA region contains:
- a CDS encoding ACT domain-containing protein encodes MKAEQLSVFLENRAGRLAEVTHTLAEAGVNIRALSLADTSDFGILRLIVDDQEKAKSVLKEHSFTLGRTSVVAVQVPDTPGGLDSVLQFVSQHGINVEYMYAFITREADCAIMIFRFDKTDQAVDLLKGNGFTVLPPDQLFGNKD; translated from the coding sequence ATGAAAGCTGAACAACTTTCCGTTTTTCTGGAAAACCGCGCCGGCCGCCTGGCCGAAGTGACCCACACGCTGGCCGAGGCCGGCGTCAACATCCGCGCTCTTTCCCTGGCTGATACCTCCGATTTCGGTATCCTGCGCCTCATCGTTGATGACCAGGAAAAAGCCAAGTCCGTCCTCAAAGAGCACAGCTTCACCCTGGGCCGCACCAGCGTGGTCGCCGTGCAGGTGCCCGATACGCCGGGCGGGCTGGACAGCGTGCTGCAATTCGTCTCGCAGCACGGCATCAATGTGGAATACATGTATGCCTTCATCACCCGCGAGGCGGACTGTGCCATCATGATCTTCCGCTTCGACAAGACCGACCAGGCCGTGGATCTGCTCAAGGGCAACGGCTTCACCGTCCTGCCGCCGGACCAGCTGTTCGGCAACAAAGACTAG
- a CDS encoding D-alanyl-D-alanine carboxypeptidase family protein has translation MHHSPSLPGRWLCVLLLVLAMLSLPAGADAARRARAAVMINLNTGKVLYEYNPNLSIPPASLTKVMTMYVVMDRIKMGRLKRTTSIRVHPTARVGGSSMRLRPRQKVTVDQLLTGMAVASGNDAAMAISQHISGNSRNFTHLMNHKARQLGMTRTVFKNPTGLPAAGQRTTARDMATLARAYLRSHPQAMRYHSLRSFRFNGRTLGATNTLLGIPGVDGLKTGWTVASGYNIIVTARRGKTRLLVVVMGGRSRAARDMVARSLIEAGFKSPASPKQVRRLMRGVL, from the coding sequence ATGCACCACTCCCCTTCCCTCCCGGGGCGCTGGCTGTGCGTCCTGCTGCTCGTCCTTGCCATGCTCTCGCTGCCCGCCGGTGCCGACGCGGCCCGCAGGGCACGCGCCGCCGTCATGATCAACCTGAACACCGGCAAGGTACTGTACGAGTACAATCCCAACCTCTCCATCCCGCCTGCCTCCCTGACCAAGGTCATGACCATGTATGTGGTCATGGACCGCATCAAGATGGGCCGGCTGAAACGCACCACCAGCATCCGCGTCCATCCCACGGCCCGGGTGGGCGGCTCCAGCATGCGTTTGCGCCCCCGCCAGAAAGTCACCGTGGACCAGCTCCTCACCGGCATGGCCGTGGCTTCGGGCAATGACGCCGCCATGGCCATATCCCAGCATATCAGCGGCAACAGCCGCAACTTCACCCACCTCATGAACCACAAGGCACGCCAGCTCGGCATGACCCGGACCGTCTTCAAGAACCCCACGGGCCTGCCCGCGGCGGGCCAGCGCACCACGGCCCGCGACATGGCCACCCTGGCCCGCGCCTATCTGCGCAGCCATCCCCAGGCCATGCGCTATCACAGCCTGCGCTCCTTCCGCTTCAACGGCCGCACCCTGGGGGCCACCAACACCCTGCTGGGCATCCCCGGCGTCGACGGCCTGAAAACGGGCTGGACCGTGGCCTCGGGCTACAACATCATCGTCACGGCGCGCCGGGGCAAGACCCGCCTTCTGGTGGTGGTCATGGGCGGCAGGAGCCGTGCCGCCCGCGACATGGTCGCCCGCAGCCTCATCGAGGCGGGGTTCAAGTCACCGGCTTCGCCCAAGCAGGTGCGCAGGCTCATGCGGGGAGTCCTTTAG
- a CDS encoding AI-2E family transporter: protein MPNMLPRLLYILAALAWFLLLRPNPVTIVMAGCFACLTLPVYRRMRCAIRHWRKRLRRRHPGRLGHIAASCSHRLPLYGYIVMVISAVLIPIGTLVLLVSPQVAGGLARLRELQANNFQLPPEWVMRFQELRHSLADYPKVDKMISDFLSNLDAMLADTMGLLINRGVDVLGGTMTVLWTLFLFVTLTVIFAAYASRINLVTARIFHIPATMLRRFVLAIRKALQGVMLGIVLVAIAQGVLCGMGFAVAGIKQPAFWGLLATVVAPIPFVGTALVWGPLCLSLWFSGATMPAVGLALWGTLAVTSVDNILRPLFLQQGINAPFFVLIIAILCGLGSFGPMGLIIGPVLLAIAMQAVEEAHQTYHHTA from the coding sequence ATGCCCAACATGTTGCCTCGCCTCCTGTACATCCTTGCAGCACTGGCCTGGTTCCTGCTGCTCCGCCCCAACCCTGTCACCATCGTCATGGCCGGATGTTTCGCCTGCCTGACGCTGCCCGTCTACCGCCGCATGCGCTGCGCGATCCGGCACTGGCGCAAGCGGCTGCGCCGCCGCCATCCGGGCAGGCTCGGGCATATCGCGGCCTCCTGCTCCCATCGCCTGCCGCTGTACGGCTACATCGTCATGGTCATCTCCGCCGTGCTCATCCCCATCGGCACGCTGGTGCTGCTGGTGTCGCCCCAGGTGGCCGGCGGCCTGGCCCGGCTCCGGGAACTGCAGGCCAACAATTTCCAGCTGCCGCCGGAATGGGTCATGCGCTTCCAGGAGCTGCGCCACAGCCTGGCGGACTACCCCAAAGTGGACAAGATGATCTCGGACTTCCTCAGCAACCTCGATGCCATGCTGGCGGACACCATGGGCCTGCTCATCAACCGCGGCGTGGACGTGCTGGGCGGCACCATGACCGTCCTCTGGACCCTTTTCCTCTTCGTGACGCTCACGGTCATCTTTGCCGCCTACGCGAGCCGCATCAATCTGGTCACGGCCCGCATCTTCCACATCCCGGCCACCATGCTGCGCCGTTTCGTCCTGGCCATCCGCAAGGCCCTGCAGGGCGTCATGCTGGGCATCGTCCTGGTGGCCATCGCCCAGGGGGTCCTGTGCGGCATGGGCTTTGCCGTGGCGGGCATCAAGCAGCCTGCCTTCTGGGGCCTGCTGGCCACGGTCGTGGCGCCCATCCCCTTTGTGGGCACAGCCCTTGTCTGGGGCCCGCTCTGTCTTTCCCTCTGGTTCTCCGGCGCCACCATGCCCGCCGTGGGCCTGGCCCTCTGGGGCACCCTGGCCGTGACCAGTGTGGACAACATCCTGCGTCCCCTTTTTCTGCAACAGGGCATCAACGCTCCCTTCTTCGTGCTGATCATCGCCATCCTCTGCGGTCTTGGCAGTTTTGGTCCCATGGGGCTCATCATCGGTCCCGTGCTGCTGGCCATCGCCATGCAGGCTGTGGAAGAAGCCCATCAAACCTACCACCATACGGCCTGA
- a CDS encoding twin-arginine translocase TatA/TatE family subunit: MFGIGMQELLLILIVVLLIFGANKLPEIGGGLGRAIRNFRRASSEPDEIDITPGKDKKPTSGDDAPKA, encoded by the coding sequence ATGTTCGGCATCGGCATGCAGGAACTGTTACTTATTTTGATCGTAGTGCTGCTCATATTCGGCGCCAACAAACTGCCGGAGATCGGTGGCGGGCTGGGACGGGCCATCCGAAATTTCCGCCGGGCCTCGTCCGAGCCTGACGAGATCGACATCACCCCCGGCAAGGACAAAAAGCCCACCTCGGGCGACGATGCCCCCAAAGCGTAG
- the greA gene encoding transcription elongation factor GreA → MTNIPISKQGYKRLEEELARLKSERPAIIQAIKEAREEGDLRENAGYDAARERQGMAEARIKYIESRMALYQVIDLDKLSGDKVIFGSTVEVEDVDTEESRTYTILGPDEAEPAKGSISFLSPVGQALLGKEVGDEVSVDIPRGRVTYEIVDITFRGSSIFD, encoded by the coding sequence GTGACCAATATCCCCATTTCCAAGCAGGGCTACAAGCGTCTGGAAGAAGAGCTGGCCCGCCTGAAGAGCGAACGCCCCGCCATCATCCAGGCCATCAAGGAGGCCCGTGAAGAAGGCGACCTGCGTGAAAACGCCGGTTATGATGCCGCCCGCGAACGCCAGGGCATGGCGGAAGCGCGCATCAAGTACATCGAATCCCGCATGGCCCTCTACCAGGTGATAGACCTGGACAAGCTGAGCGGCGACAAGGTCATCTTCGGGTCCACCGTGGAAGTGGAAGACGTGGATACCGAAGAAAGCCGCACCTATACCATCCTCGGCCCCGATGAGGCCGAACCCGCCAAGGGGTCCATCTCCTTCCTCTCGCCCGTGGGCCAGGCCCTGCTGGGCAAGGAAGTGGGCGACGAAGTGAGCGTGGACATCCCGCGTGGCCGCGTCACCTACGAGATCGTGGACATCACCTTCCGCGGCTCCAGCATCTTCGACTAG
- the groES gene encoding co-chaperone GroES, whose protein sequence is MKLQPLNDRVLVKRLETEEKTAGGLYIPDTAKEKPCKGQVIATGPGKVLENGTRVELAVKKGDQVLFNKYAGTEVKLDGIDHLVMREEDILAILTD, encoded by the coding sequence ATGAAACTGCAGCCCCTGAACGATCGTGTGCTGGTCAAGCGCCTGGAAACCGAAGAAAAGACCGCCGGCGGTCTGTACATCCCCGATACCGCCAAGGAAAAGCCCTGCAAGGGCCAGGTGATCGCCACCGGTCCCGGCAAGGTCCTGGAAAACGGCACCCGCGTTGAACTGGCCGTCAAGAAGGGTGATCAGGTGCTCTTCAACAAGTACGCCGGCACCGAAGTCAAGCTGGACGGCATCGACCATCTGGTGATGCGCGAAGAAGACATCCTCGCCATCCTGACCGACTAA
- a CDS encoding HPP family protein: protein MMRGKQWLAWRGTSALKVWRAWLGSCCSLLLVAALDRFVAGDYGVPMLIGSFGASAVLLFAAPESPLSRPRNLLGGHFLSALVGVACAQWLPPFWAICLCVPTAIAVMLLSGTLHPPGGATALIAVTGGEQIRQLGFWYAVVPCLAGAALMLGTAWLLGMGKPDRNTVTSGSTAFLRRLFRKRIAGPGTVS, encoded by the coding sequence ATGATGCGTGGAAAACAATGGCTGGCATGGAGGGGCACAAGCGCTCTCAAGGTATGGCGGGCCTGGCTGGGGAGCTGCTGCAGCCTCCTGCTGGTAGCGGCTCTGGACAGGTTCGTCGCAGGGGATTACGGCGTGCCCATGCTGATAGGCTCTTTCGGTGCTTCGGCAGTCCTGCTGTTCGCGGCGCCGGAAAGCCCCTTGTCCCGGCCGCGCAACCTGCTGGGGGGCCACTTTCTTTCTGCCCTGGTCGGTGTGGCCTGCGCGCAATGGCTGCCGCCTTTCTGGGCCATCTGCCTTTGCGTGCCGACGGCCATCGCCGTCATGCTGCTGAGCGGGACCCTGCATCCGCCGGGAGGGGCCACGGCCCTTATCGCTGTGACTGGCGGCGAGCAGATACGACAACTGGGCTTCTGGTATGCTGTGGTCCCCTGCCTGGCCGGTGCCGCTCTCATGCTGGGGACGGCATGGTTGCTGGGCATGGGAAAGCCGGACAGGAACACGGTCACTTCGGGCAGTACGGCCTTCCTGCGGCGTCTTTTCCGCAAAAGGATAGCCGGTCCCGGAACCGTGTCCTGA
- the groL gene encoding chaperonin GroEL (60 kDa chaperone family; promotes refolding of misfolded polypeptides especially under stressful conditions; forms two stacked rings of heptamers to form a barrel-shaped 14mer; ends can be capped by GroES; misfolded proteins enter the barrel where they are refolded when GroES binds), translated as MSAKEVLFDVKAREKLARGVDKLANAVKVTLGPKGRNVAIEKSFGAPVITKDGVTVAKEIELDDKFENMGAQLVKEVASKTSDAAGDGTTTATILAQAIYHEGVKLVAAGRNPMAIKRGIDKGVEALIAELANLAKPTRDQKEIAQIGTISANSDATIGNIIAEAMAKVGKEGVITVEEAKGLETTMDVVEGMRFDRGYLSPYFVTNAEKMECEMDNPYILCTEKKISSMKDMLPVLEQVAKVNRPLVILAEDVEGEALATLVVNKLRGALQVVAIKAPGFGDRRKAMLQDIAILTGGQVASDDTGTKLENMTLNDLGSAKRVVVKKEDTTIVDGAGKADEIKARVKQIRAQVEESTSDYDREKLQERLAKLVGGVAVVHVGAATEVEMKEKKDRVEDALNATRAAVEEGIVPGGGTALIRVSKVLDSIKPADDDELAGVNIIRSAIEAPLRQIAHNAGFEGSIVVEKVRQGKDGFGFNAATGEYEDLIKAGVIDPKKVTRTALLNAASVASLLLTTECAISEKPEPKKDAPAMPDGMGGMGGMGGMY; from the coding sequence ATGTCCGCTAAAGAAGTTCTCTTCGACGTGAAAGCCCGCGAAAAACTGGCGCGTGGTGTTGATAAGCTGGCCAATGCCGTGAAGGTGACCCTCGGCCCCAAGGGTCGTAACGTCGCCATCGAAAAGTCCTTCGGCGCTCCCGTCATCACCAAGGACGGCGTGACCGTTGCCAAGGAGATCGAACTGGACGACAAGTTCGAGAACATGGGCGCCCAGCTGGTGAAGGAAGTCGCCTCCAAGACCTCCGACGCCGCCGGTGACGGTACCACCACCGCCACCATCCTGGCCCAGGCCATCTATCACGAAGGCGTGAAGCTGGTGGCCGCCGGCCGCAATCCCATGGCCATCAAGCGCGGCATCGACAAGGGCGTGGAAGCCCTGATCGCCGAACTGGCCAATCTGGCCAAGCCTACCCGCGACCAGAAGGAAATCGCCCAGATCGGCACCATCTCTGCCAACTCCGACGCCACCATCGGCAACATCATCGCCGAAGCCATGGCCAAGGTGGGCAAGGAAGGCGTGATCACCGTTGAGGAAGCCAAGGGCCTGGAAACCACCATGGACGTGGTGGAAGGCATGCGCTTCGACCGCGGCTATCTCTCTCCCTACTTCGTGACCAACGCGGAGAAGATGGAATGCGAGATGGACAACCCCTACATCCTGTGCACTGAAAAGAAGATCTCCAGCATGAAGGACATGCTGCCCGTGCTCGAACAGGTCGCCAAGGTCAACCGTCCTCTGGTGATCCTGGCCGAAGACGTGGAAGGCGAAGCCCTGGCTACCCTGGTGGTCAACAAGCTGCGTGGCGCCCTGCAGGTCGTGGCCATCAAGGCCCCCGGCTTCGGCGATCGCCGCAAGGCCATGCTGCAGGATATCGCCATCCTGACCGGCGGCCAGGTGGCTTCTGACGACACCGGCACCAAGCTGGAAAACATGACCCTCAACGACCTGGGCAGCGCCAAGCGCGTGGTGGTCAAGAAGGAAGACACCACCATCGTTGACGGCGCCGGCAAGGCCGACGAAATCAAGGCCCGCGTGAAGCAGATCCGCGCCCAGGTGGAAGAATCCACCTCCGATTACGACCGCGAAAAGCTGCAGGAACGCCTGGCCAAGCTGGTGGGCGGCGTGGCCGTGGTCCATGTGGGTGCCGCTACCGAAGTGGAAATGAAGGAAAAGAAGGACCGCGTGGAAGACGCCCTGAACGCTACCCGCGCTGCTGTGGAAGAAGGCATCGTGCCTGGCGGCGGTACCGCTCTGATCCGCGTGTCCAAGGTGCTCGACAGCATCAAGCCCGCTGACGACGACGAACTGGCCGGCGTGAACATCATCCGCAGCGCCATCGAAGCTCCTCTGCGCCAGATCGCCCACAACGCCGGCTTTGAAGGCTCCATCGTTGTGGAAAAGGTCCGCCAGGGCAAGGACGGCTTCGGCTTCAACGCCGCTACCGGTGAATACGAAGACCTCATCAAGGCCGGCGTCATCGACCCCAAGAAGGTGACCCGTACCGCCCTGCTGAACGCCGCTTCCGTGGCCTCCCTGCTGCTGACCACCGAATGCGCCATCTCCGAAAAGCCCGAACCCAAGAAGGATGCTCCTGCCATGCCTGACGGCATGGGCGGCATGGGTGGCATGGGCGGCATGTACTAA